Proteins encoded within one genomic window of Entelurus aequoreus isolate RoL-2023_Sb linkage group LG26, RoL_Eaeq_v1.1, whole genome shotgun sequence:
- the LOC133643255 gene encoding guanylin-like produces MKTTLATAALLVLVLGWSSEAVQVQENGLSFSLEAVKRLQEMSVSSNPRLRSSSSSMCEDPMLPQELLPLCKQKGASASLARLAAVPLDVCEICAFAACTGC; encoded by the exons ATGAAGACCACACTCGCCACCGCCGCTCTCCTGGTCCTGGTTCTGGGCTGGAGCTCTGAGGCCGTGCAGGTCCAG GAGAACGGCTTGTCCTTCTCCCTGGAGGCCGTCAAAAGGCTGCAGGAGATGTCGGTGAGCAGCAACCCTCGCCTCAGGTCCAGCTCCTCGTCCATGTGCGAGGACCCCATGCTGCCCCAAGAGCTCCTGCCCCTGTGCAAACAGAAGGGGGCGTCGGCCTCTCTCGCCAGACTAG CCGCGGTGCCTCTGGACGTCTGCGAGATCTGCGCCTTCGCCGCCTGCACCGGCTGCTAA